A stretch of the Actinoalloteichus fjordicus genome encodes the following:
- a CDS encoding DUF4097 family beta strand repeat-containing protein, with protein sequence MPEFATPEPISATLELGVGTVRISASDRADTIVDVRPSDESDESDVQAARDVRVDYANGVLRITGPKAPLFDFSRKTRSVDVSIVLPSGSQLSGDVQVGSLNGTGLLGKCRFKTSAGDVRLERTGPLRVDTAAGHVTATRVAGDVEIHTGSGKVRIGKVEGSVAVKNSNGDTEIEAADGDVRVRSANGGISIERAGGGVDAKTSNGSVRVGEVARGSVELGSAMGDLDIGIAEGTAAWLEVHTKFGQVHNLLDTAARPEESDETVEVRARTSFGGITIRRS encoded by the coding sequence ATGCCTGAATTCGCCACACCCGAACCGATCTCCGCCACGCTCGAACTGGGCGTCGGCACCGTGCGGATCAGCGCGAGCGACCGCGCCGACACCATCGTCGACGTGCGTCCGAGCGATGAATCCGATGAGTCGGACGTGCAGGCCGCCCGCGACGTCCGGGTGGACTACGCGAACGGCGTGCTCCGCATCACCGGGCCGAAAGCGCCCCTCTTCGACTTCTCCCGCAAGACCAGGTCGGTGGACGTGTCCATCGTGCTGCCCAGCGGCTCGCAGCTCTCCGGTGACGTCCAGGTGGGCAGCCTCAACGGCACCGGTCTGCTGGGGAAGTGCCGGTTCAAGACCTCCGCCGGAGACGTCCGGCTGGAGCGGACCGGTCCGCTGCGGGTGGACACCGCAGCCGGTCACGTCACCGCAACCCGCGTCGCGGGCGACGTCGAGATCCACACCGGATCAGGGAAGGTCCGCATCGGCAAGGTCGAAGGCTCCGTGGCCGTCAAGAACTCCAACGGCGATACCGAGATCGAGGCCGCCGACGGCGACGTGCGGGTGCGCTCGGCCAACGGCGGCATCTCCATCGAGCGGGCAGGCGGGGGTGTCGATGCGAAGACGTCCAACGGCAGCGTTCGCGTCGGCGAGGTGGCCCGAGGCTCCGTCGAACTCGGCTCCGCGATGGGCGATCTGGACATCGGCATCGCCGAGGGCACCGCCGCGTGGCTCGAGGTGCACACCAAGTTCGGGCAGGTGCACAACCTGCTGGACACCGCCGCCCGGCCCGAGGAGTCCGACGAGACCGTCGAGGTGCGCGCGCGTACCTCGTTCGGCGGCATCACGATCCGACGTTCGTAA